In Elephas maximus indicus isolate mEleMax1 chromosome 7, mEleMax1 primary haplotype, whole genome shotgun sequence, the following proteins share a genomic window:
- the LOC126079097 gene encoding E3 ubiquitin-protein ligase TRIM21-like, with amino-acid sequence MAPAKPLAMMWEEVTCCVCLDPFVEPVIIECGHSFCRGCISTVGKDGGSSCPLCRQKFLLRNIRPNWQLANMMDILRQMDQSTKEDMKGDQCRVHGEKLHLFCEEDGEALCWVCAQSRKHRDHSMIPTEEATHEHQEKFPVALQKLRREQELAEKLEVDTAEKRAAWKTKVETQKSRIHAEFVQQRNFLAEEEERQLQKLEKDETDEPRILGETEAQLDQKSQALQELISELERRSRGPVLELLQEKLPVALQKLRREQELAEKLEVDTAEKRAAWKTKVETQKSRIHAEFVQQRNFLAEEEERQLQKLEKDETDEPRILGETEAQLDQKSQALQELISELERRSRGPVLELLQEKFPVALQKLRRERELAEKLEVDTAEKRAAWKTKVETQKSRIHAEFVQQRNFLTEEEERQLQKLEKDETDEPRILGETEAQLDQRSQALQELISELERRSRGPVLELLQEKLPVALQKLRRERELAEKLEVDTAEKRGAWKTKVETQKSRIHAEFVQLRNFLAKEEERQLQKLEKDERDQPRILGETEAQLAQESQALQEPISELERRSRGPVLELLQEAKSILERSEAWNLKELGVASPDLRNEFRVPGLKKMLRTHGVHVTLDPDTASPWLILSEDKRLVKLGDTSQDLPENEERFDSYPMVLGAQVFYSGKLYWEVDVTGKEAWDLGVCRHSVKRKGQFMLSPENGFWTIWLWNKKKYEAVLPPRLPSTFRCLLAKLGSSWTMRTTPSPSTPSLTMAPSPTLSLNVPLLGLCGPSSILVSVT; translated from the exons ATGGCCCCAGCGAAGCCCCTGGCAATGATGTGGGAGGAGGTAACCTGCTGTGTCTGCCTGGATCCCTTCGTGGAGCCTGTGATCATTGAATGTGGCCACAGTTTCTGCCGAGGATGCATCTCTACGGTCGGAAAAGATGGCGGCAGTAGTTGCCCTCTGTGCCGGCAGAAATTCCTGCTCAGGAACATCCGCCCCAATTGGCAGCTAGCCAACATGATGGACATCCTTAGACAAATGGACCAGAGCACCAAGGAGGACATGAAGGGGGATCAGTGTAGGGTGCATGGAGAGAAACTTCACCTGTTCTGTGAGGAAGATGGAGAAGCACTTTGCTGGGTGTGTGCCCAGTCACGGAAACACCGTGACCACTCCATGATCCCTACTGAGGAAGCTACACATGAGCACCAG gaGAAGTTCCCGGTGGCAttacagaagctgagaagagagcAGGAGTTAGCTGAGAAGTTGGAAGTCGATACTGCTGAGAAGAGAGCAGCCTGGAAG ACAAAGGTTGAGACACAAAAATCAAGGATTCACGCAGAGTTTGTGCAGCAGAGAAACTTCCTGGCTGAAGAAGAAGAGAGGCAGCTGCAGAAACTTGAGAAGGATGAGACAGATGAGCCCAGAATCCtgggggagactgaggcccaacTGGACCAGAAAAGCCAGGCTCTGCAGGAGCTGATCTCAGAGCTGGAGAGGAGGAGTCGGGGCCCAGTACTGGAACTGCTTCAG gaGAAGCTCCCGGTGGCAttacagaagctgagaagagagcAGGAGTTAGCTGAGAAGTTGGAAGTCGATACTGCTGAGAAGAGAGCAGCCTGGAAG ACAAAGGTTGAGACACAAAAATCAAGGATTCACGCAGAGTTTGTGCAGCAGAGAAACTTCCTGGCTGAAGAAGAAGAGAGGCAGCTGCAGAAACTTGAGAAGGATGAGACAGATGAGCCCAGAATCCtgggggagactgaggcccaacTGGACCAGAAAAGCCAGGCTCTGCAGGAGCTGATCTCAGAGCTGGAGAGGAGGAGTCGGGGCCCAGTACTGGAACTGCTTCAG gaGAAGTTCCCGGTGGCAttacagaagctgagaagagagcGGGAGTTAGCTGAGAAGTTGGAAGTCGATACTGCTGAGAAGAGAGCAGCCTGGAAG ACAAAGGTTGAGACACAAAAATCAAGGATTCACGCAGAGTTTGTGCAGCAGAGAAACTTCCTGACTGAAGAAGAAGAGAGGCAGCTGCAGAAACTTGAGAAGGATGAGACAGATGAGCCCAGAATCCtgggggagactgaggcccaacTGGACCAGAGAAGCCAGGCCCTGCAGGAGCTGATCTCAGAGCTGGAGAGGAGGAGTCGGGGCCCAGTACTGGAACTGCTTCAG GAGAAGCTCCCGGTGGCAttacagaagctgagaagagagcGGGAGTTAGCTGAGAAGTTGGAAGTCGATACTGCTGAGAAgagaggagcctggaag ACAAAGGTTGAGACACAAAAATCAAGGATTCACGCAGAGTTTGTGCAGCTGAGAAACTTCCTGGCTAAAGAAGAAGAGAGGCAGCTGCAGAAACTTGAGAAGGATGAGAGAGATCAGCCCAGAATCCtgggggagactgaggcccaacTGGCCCAGGAAAGCCAGGCCCTGCAGGAGCCGATCTCAGAGCTGGAGAGGAGGAGTCGGGGCCCAGTACTGGAACTGCTTCAG GAGGCTAAAAGTATCCTGGAAAG GAGTGAGGCCTGGAACCTGAAGGAGCTAGGCGTTGCCTCCCCAGACCTGAGGAATGAGTTCCGTGTGCCAGGGCTGAAGAAGATGCTGAGGACACACGGAG TACACGTCACTCTGGATCCAGACACAGCCAGTCCGTGGCTCATCCTTTCTGAGGATAAGAGACTAGTGAAGCTTGGAGACACCTCCCAGGACTTGCCTGAAAATGAAGAGAGATTTGATAGTTATCCCATGGTCCTTGGTGCCCAGGTCTTCTATTCTGGAAAGCTTTACTGGGAGGTAGACGTGACCGGAAAGGAAGCCTGGGACCTGGGGGTTTGTAGACACTCTGTCAAGAGGAAGGGACAATTTATGCTCAGCCCTGAGAATGGCTTCTGGACAATTTGGTTgtggaacaaaaaaaaatatgaggcTGTACTTCCCCCCAGACTTCCCTCTACCTTCAGGTGCCTCCTCGCCAAGTTGGGATCTTCGTGGACTATGAGAACCACACCGTCTCCTTCTACACCATCACTGACTATGGCTCCCTCACCTACACTTTCTCTGAATGTGCCTTTGTTGGGCCTCTGCGGCCCTTCTTCAATACTAGTTTCAGTGACATAG